In the Alphaproteobacteria bacterium genome, GTGCCGGGCAAGATGCTCGGGCAACGCCATCATGGGAGCGAACACGAGACGGTCTGGCGCGACCCCACATCGCGCTGCTTCGCTCCGCAGATTTGCTGCCGCGACCGTGTTCGCTTCAAGCAGCCACAGCACACTGCCCTCGACCTCGCGCAGGATTTCCATCCAGGTTTGGAACGTGGCCGGCGTGATCTTGTGCGTGCTGTTGAAGCAGCAGAAAACGAACGCCCCCTCCGACAGTCCAGCTTGGCTGCGGCTTGGCGTGACCGGGGCAATCGGACGGCGCGAATCGTTCACCTGGTAGGAATCCGGCAGATAGACAACGCTTTCCGAGTAGTAGGGCTGATGGGCAGGCGGAATGACCCGGCGGTCGGCCAGGATGTAGTCCACATAGGGGGCGCCAGAAGTCCCCGGGTAGGCCAGGTAATTCACCTGGATCGGCGCTGGCCGGCGCGCCAGGATGCCAGGCCGTGCACGCCCTGAGTAGCCGTTGAGATCGACCAGGATGTCGATCTTCCTTTCATTGAGAACCCGTGCGGCTTCGCCATCACTCAGGGCGCTGACATCGGCGAATTCGTCAAATGCCGCCTCCAGCCTTCTGCGCGTCGCACTGTCATCATCGGCTCCGGTGCCGACGCCCACGATCTCGAATTGCTGGCGGTCGTGAAGCTCGAACAACTCCGCGATCAGAAACGACGTCGCGTGCGCACGATATTCGCCCGACATATAGCCGATGCGCAGGCGCTCGCGGTTCGGCGGTATCTCATGCCGGTATGCGCTAAGGTGGGGAGGGAAAAGATCCATGACCCATCTCTGCGCGGCATCGAGCTGCTCGGCAGGTGTCGAGTCGATTGCACTCAGCTCAAACGGAACACAGACCTTCCGCTTTTCGGCAAGGCCACGATGCAGGCGCGGCTCCAGTTCGGCGCGATCGCCCCAGTCGGCCAAATGGGCCATTGAATAGATCAGATGCCCGAGCATGTAATTCGCGTTCGGATCGAGGGCCAGCGCGCGCTGTGCGGTCGCGATGGCCTCGCTGTGGCGTGATACGGTCATCAGCACCAGGTAGCGCTGCTGCAGGGCATCGGCGTGGCCCGGCACCAGCGCAAGTGCCCGATCATAGGCCGCGAGCGCTTCGTTGTTGCGATCGATGCCGCGCAGTGCGTTGCCGAGTGAGACCAGCACCGCCGCGTCCGGCCGAATCGCAAGCGCCCGCTGATACGCCGCGATCGCTTCCATCGGGCGTCCCAGCGCGGCCAGCGTGTTCGCCTGGTTGGATAGTGTCTCCGCGTGATTTGGGCGCAGAGCGAGAGACCGCGCGAGGCTCTCGAGCGCGTCGGCAGGTCGCTCCAGGTCTTTCAGAACGACAGCGCGATTATTCCAGCTGTCGGGTGAATCCGGATTGATCGCGAGTGCCCTGTCGAAACTCGCAAGCGCGTCGTCGAGGCGGCCAAGTTGACGCAGGATGGTGCCGTGATTGTAGTGTGAGACTTCCGAGGTGCCGTTGATTTCGATTGCCCGGCGCAGCGCACGCTCGGCGTCCTCGGTCTGCCCGAGTTGCGTGGCCGCGATCGCGTATAGGTTCAGAGCGCCGAAGTGGCCCGGTTCAATCGCGAGAAACTCCTGGTAGAGGCGTGCCGCTTCTGCCGGCTGGCCCTTTTGGTGCAGCGCTTGCGCGCGGCTGAACAGATCCATAGCGGAACCCGGATCGAGTAGCCTTTGAACGGTTCTCCCAGGGGACAGATACCGCCCCCCAGAAAGTTGCAAAACGGCAGCCGACAATCCAATCATAGCGTATGGCAACGATGATTCAGAAGGGTCCCGGCTCATCGAACACCGTTGAAAGCTTGGTGCACGAGGGACACCAGGCGTTGCGCGGCGGGCGAGTCGCGGAGGCGCAAGAGCTTGCGCGCAATCTGCTCGCGCGGCATCCGCGCAATCCCGATGCGCTGGAGCTCTTCGGCCTGACGTTGCTGGCGCAAGAGAAGGCGTCCGAAGCCATCCGGCCGCTGCAGGACGCGGCCCGCGTGCGCCCCGGCGCAGTCGTTGAAACTTATCTGGGCCAGGCTCTGCGCAAGGCAGGACGCATCCCGGAAGCTCTCGCGGTCCTGCAGCAAGCGAGCGAGCGGCAACCGGCCGTGCCGGGTGCTTTCTTTGAGCTCGGGACGCTGCTCTACGAGAAGCGGCGTGTTGCGGAGGCAGAGGCCGTTCTCGTTCGCGGCATGGCCGTGGCGCCGGCCGGGCAATTGTCTTTCGCCCTGGGTACGATCTTTCTCGAGCGCGGAGACTTCGAGGATGCGTCGGTTTCCTTCGCGCGCGCCCTTGCGGCGAGCCCGGGACATCCTTCCGTGCTTTGCGGCCTTGGCCGGGCACGAATGGCGTGCGGCGAACTCGACCGGGCGCTCGAGAAGTTTCAGGAGGCGATGGCGAACAATCCATCCGAGGGCCGCGCGCGATTCCTGACGGCCCAATGCCTGTTTGAGCTTGGCCGGCCGGCCGAGGCGATCGAATGTCTGCGGGCGCTGGTCGCGTGGGCGCCGCAATCGTTCGGCGGCGCGCTGAAGACTTGCGTGGAGGCCGGAAAGGGCCGTTTCTGGCTCAAGCCCAGTGCAGCTGCCGACGCCTTGGGCCTCAAACGCGGCTAACCCGACGTTCGCAGCCGATCTTGCCGCACGACGTGACACTAGCGCTTCGGCGCGCGGAAGTGATGTCTGTAGGCGTCGTCGTTATCCGTCAGGATGAATTGCATTTCCGCCATTCGCCCCGCGGCCGCGGGGGAAATCTCCTCGAAGCGCGCGGTCCAGGCGTCGCGTTTGATCGGCACACATTGAGCCACCGGGGTGCCCTTCGGGAGCACGCCCTTGAAATCAGGGTCGCACCAGCGGGCCGGAAAATTGATGTAGTTGTCGTGGTAACGGTCCGCGTCAATCAGCCCGGTAAGACTGACGAACGGCAGGTCCGGCCGATTGATCGGATGTGTAACCAGCAGCGAATACCCGGGCGGCAGCTCGATGGTCCAGAAACAGTTGAACTTCAGAACGAAGCGGTCTTCTTCGAAGAACGGCGACCCCTTCAGCTGATTGTTGTCGTGAAAGTCCAGCGGCGAACAAATCGTTTTCACCTTTGCGCACGGAATCTCGCCGTCCCACGTGAAGAGCCCGTCCTCGACACGGAGATCGGTGGCCAGCGGAATGAGAAAACCGTGGGTCATCGCATCAATGAACGGCGGACATCGCTTGACCGTCATCTGCTCCAGCTGGAGCGTGTCGCTGAAGGCGCGCTGCGGCATGGACTTGAACCAGTCCGGCAGACCCTGCACGGCAGGAATGGGAGGCGGCACCACGCCCTTGTGCTCAGGCGCGCACCGGAAGGTGATCGAAAGCTCCTCGGCCTGCTGGCTCGTATCGTCGCTCATGCGCGCTTCTCGCGTTTAAACAACAGCTTACGAACTTTGGGTGCTGCCGGGAAGGGATTGAACCCGGGTAACAGCGCAGCGACGAACGCGGGCAATGTCGCGCGAGGATTGGCTGGCGGAGAGGAAGGGATTCGAACCCTTGATACGGCTTTAGACCGTATAACGGTTTAGCAAACCGCCGCCTTCAGCCACTCGGCCACCTCTCCGGTAAGGGCGGATATGCCCGAGCACCTTGCCCTTGACAAGGCTCGCGCCAGCCCACCGGTCATACGCCGACATAGGGACCGGGCTTCGGGGCTTGCGGACCCGCGAGCAGAAACGAGAAGAAATGGCGTGGCGGCTCGTAGTGCTCCTCGGCCGTTGCCGGTTCCAGGAACCGATCGGCACAGAGATCTTCGCGGACGAAGAAGGCGTTTGACCCGGAGATGTTGCATCCAACGATGCGATAGCCCTTCTCCCGCCCAAGACGAACCAGCGCTTCAAGGCTGGCGCCGAAGTAATTGGTCCCATCGCCTCCGCGGTTGGGTTGATAGGGCACGGTGACTGACAACGGCGGATGAAGGCCCGCATTGTATTCGATGACGACGATGCGAGGGCTGACGGCCTTGACCGCCTTCCAGACCCAGTAATCGTTGAAATCGATGTCGATGCTGAGCAGGTCGATCTCGTCCTTGAACCCGGCGTTCTGGAAGAGCGGGTTGATGTTCTCGGCCGTCACGAAGCTTTGTTGCAGCGTCAGGCGTCGGTCGTTGAGGAAGTCGGCGAAACTGGACCCGATCGCCTTGCAGGCCTGCGCGTTGGCCTCGATCCACAAGCCGCGCCATCCTTCGATCAAGAGCTTGGCGGTGTTGCACTCGACGCCGGTTTCGACACCGATCTCGATGAAGGTGCGCGACGCCGTGCCGATGCGGTGGAGGATCTCCTGTATGATGCCGTCCTCATCGTGTTGCGAATAAACCTTGAAGCCGTAGCGCAACAGCCGCTTCGGGTCCGCGTAGCGCGGCTCTCGCAGGGTTTCGGCCCAGAAGCGGTGCAGGTTCATCTGCACCATCGCGGCCGAGAAATTCGCGATATGGCTCAGCGCAAATCCCATCTGGCTGTTTGCATCCATTGCGGAGTCCTGGATCAGCGGCGCAGCGCGCCTGGTTGTCCGGCGAAGTCATCGGGACTGAGAATTTCCGGGTAGGCAAGCGAGGGCGCATCGGCGCGCGGAAAACCGATCATGTTGAACGACACGACATCGCCGAAAATGTCGCGCGGGTTGCCGAAGAAGTTGTTCGGATTGAACAATGGCGTGATGTGCCACCACAAGCGATAGCCGATGTCGAACAGCAGCAAGATCAACGCTCGCGAATGCTCGGCGCGATCGTTCTCGACGTAGACTGCCGGTTTGAGGCGCTCGATCGTCGCGCGTGCGCCTGTGATAACGTCGTGCTCCATGCCTTCTACGTCCACTTTCAGGAGCCGCAGCCGCGCAACGCCAAGGCTATCGATCGTCACGAGCTGCACCTCTTCGCCGCCCGCTGCCCCCAGTGTCACGCCACCGAAATTGTCCGGGCGCCGGTAGTCGAGCGGCGGCACGCTGATCGTTCCGGTCGTCCTGCCGACCGCGCGGCGAAACGCACTCACGTTTGCCAGCGCATTGAGCCGCAGGTTGTTGCACAGGATATCGAAGATCGCACGCTGCGGCTCGAACGCGACGATCGCACCGCCGGGTTGCACAAGACGCGCCATGGGCACCGTTAGTGCCCCAATATTGGCGCCGGCGTCGATTGCGACGTCGCCGGGCCGCAAAAGCTGGCGAAACAGGTCGATTTCCCCTTCGGAATATTCGCCGTAGACGTCAAGCGATCTTCCGATATAGGCATCGTTGAGCAGATACATGAGCTTGCCGTGACGGCAATCCTTGGTTCCGGTCTGCATCCCGCTCGCACACTCCTCAAGAATTTCGCCCATGAAAGCCCCTCCATCCTTCCTGATGCAAGAAGCGACGTCCTTGCATCGCCAAGGGCAGCTCGTGGAGGCGGTCGCGGCCTACGAGCAGGTGCTCTCCCGGGAGAAGAAGAATACCGATGCGATGTTTCTGCTCGCCACCGTTCATTGCCAGCAGGGCCGCCTTGGCGACGGCATCGAAACCGCGCGCCGCGCGATCAAGATCGATCCGAAGTACGCCCCAGCCTACAACCTGATGGGCGTCGCCCAGCAGCAGCTCGGCCGCACCGAGATTGCGCTCAACAGCTTCGACCGTGCGGTCGCGGCCGATCCGAAGTTCGCCGAAGCCTGGTTCAACCGCGCGCTCAATCTGCTCACGCTCGGCCGCCGCGCCCACGCAATCGAAAGCTTCGACCATTCGATCGCACTCAATCCGGATCATGCGCTGGCGCGTCATGGACGCGGCACCGCGCTGATGCTGGAGGATCGCAACGAGGCGGCGCTGAGCGACTTCACCGCCGCGGTGGCGCTCGATCCCAATCTGCCGCAGGCGCTTGCCAATCGCGGCTATCTGCTCAACCGGCTCGGCCGTTTCGATGAGGCTTTCGCCGACCTGGAGCGCGCGCTCACGGTTGCGCCGCACGATGACGATGTGCGCTACCACGCAGCGCTCGTCGAGTTGCTGCATGGGCGCTGGCACGAGGGTTTTCCGCACTACGACGCGCGGTTGACCGCGCGCAGCCTCGATACGACGCGCACGTTCGTTGCGCCGGCCTATCCGCGCTGGAACGGCGAACCGCCGGACGGCAACCTGCTGGTGCTGCTGACTGAGCAGGGGCGGGGAGATGTTATCCAGTTTGCGCGCTTTGCGACCGAGCTCTCAAAGGCCGGACATCGCGTCGCGATCGCGACGCAGCCGGCCTATGCGTCGATGTTCGCGAGCATCGACGGCGTCGAGCGCATCATTGTCGATACGTATGAACTCGCGTCGCTCGCGCCTCTGCGCTGGCAAATGCTGGTGAGCGTGCCGGGATGCCTCGGCATCACGCCGGAAACTGTCCCGGCCTCCGTACCTTACGTGGCGGCGGATCCGGCGCGCCGAGCTGCTTGGCAGAGAAAACTCGGGGGCGGGTTCAAGATCGGCATCTCGTGGCAGGGCAGCCCGACCTTCGTGCATGACCGCGGCCGCTCCATTCCGCTCGCCGCTTTTGCGCCGCTCGCCGACGTTCCGGATGTCCGGTTGATCTCGTTGCAGAAACGCCCCGGCGCCGAGCAGATCGCGGCCGTGCCGTTCCGCGGGCGGATCGAGCAGGTGCTGGACGTGTCCGACACGGGCGACACGGCATTCCTCGACACGGTCGCGCTGGTTGACGCGCTCGATCTGGTGGTCACCTCGGATTCGATGAACGCGCATCTCGCCGGTGCGCTGGGCAAGCCGACCTTCGTTGCGCTGCGCAAGATTCCCGACTGGCGCTGGCTCACCGGCCGCGACGATTGCCCGTGGTATCCATCCGCGCGGCTATTCCGTCAAAGCACCGACGGCGACTGGCAGGACGTGTTCCGGCGGATCGCGGTGGCCGCCAGCGAGGCGGCCGGCTGGTCCGCCAAGTAGGCTTTACGCCGCCGCGCGGTACTGCGGGATCTCGGATTGCGGCGTCTCGGCTGCCGGCTGGCTCTTGAGCCAGTCGCGCGCGGCACGTTGCGCCTGCCCGATCTCGGCATCCGCCATCTCGGCGGCGATCTCGCGGCGCATGCGCGCTGCGTCGGCATGCCCTTTCATGGCGGCGATGTTGAACCATTTGTGCGCCGACACGAGATCGGCCGCGCCGGAGCGGCCCGACGCGTGCATCAGGCCGAGCTCGTAGAACGTCTCGCAGCTTGCGTCCGCTGAAATCGGCGTATCAATGCCGCTCAATTCGCAATTGGCCATGTTGCCTCCCCTGTCCCCATCGCGCTCACCCCCGTGGCGCTCGTTGCCCGCCGCCTCCCAAGCGTTGCGGACGACGTGACTATTGGGCAGGAGCTTTGAACGCGGTCTTAAGCGGCGCGATGAATCGAACGTGAAGACGATCGGGAAGGGTGCCAGCGCGAGGATGCCGAAAACGCCCGAATGACGGGGCTTTTTGTGATCCGCTCAGGAAGCGGTAACCCTGCGGCTTGGCAGGCCGGTAACCAACAGCGCAGGGCGCGCGTGACTTTCCCGGCGGAGTGTTGGCGGTCGCGATCGGTCTTGCCTGCCTTCTCGTTGCCCCCAATAGTGTGCGAGAACATTCGCGGGTCCCTGTTCGGAGGAACGACATGAGAATTCGAGAGTCTCTTGCGGTCGCGCTGCTTGTCCTTGCGGGTTGCGGAAGTGCGCTCGCCGCCGATCCGTCCGGCACGTGGCTCACCCAGGCCGGCAGCTCGCGCGTCAAGATCGCGGACTGCGGCGGCGCACTGTGCGGCACGATCGTCTGGCTGAAAGAGCCAAACGACGAAACCGGAAAGCCGAAGACCGACAAGAACAATTCGGACGCGTCCAAGCGCAGCCGGCCGTTGATGGGCGTCCAGATCGTGCTCGGCATGAAGCCGAATGGCGCCGACAAGTGGGCAGGGCAGGTCTACAACGCCGAGGACGGCAAGACCTATACCGGCAACATCACATTCACCGGCGGCAGTTCGCTGCAGCTTCAGGGCTGCGCGCTGGGCGGCCTTGTCTGCAAAGGCCAGACCTGGACCAAGGTCAACTAGGCCGAGCTGTCTTGGCAACGCTGGATTTCAGGTTGCCTAGGCGGGACCTCCAAGTTGCGCTAGCGTGGGGCAGGCTCGCGATCAGCGGGCCGCAATGAATGTTGGGGGATAGTTCATGTTGAAACGCACGCTCGCCATCGCAATCCCTGCCGCCTTCGCGACAGCAATCTTGGTCGCGCCCATGCAGCTTGCCTACGCCGAAATGGCGGCGCCGGTGAAAGAGTCGACCAAAAGCAGCAAGGAGCCGGCCAAAAAGGAGCTGACGCCGCAGCAGCAGAAAATGAAGGACTGCGCTGCGAAGTGGAAGGACGAGAAGAAGGCAAAGAATGTCAGCGGCCGCAAAGCCTACAACGAATTCATGAGCAAGTGCCTGAAGGGCTGACTCTCAAGCAGCACGAAAAACGAAGCCCCCCGTGAGCGAGCGGGGGGGGCTTTTCGTTGCGAGGGCAACACTCGCTCCGTCTAGCGACCGAGGGCATCGGCGAGAAACTGAGATCGTCGGTGATTTGCCGCCCTCGCAACCCGTCCGTCTTGCGACGATCCAAGCGTACCAGGACTTGAAACCGGCCCGTGAAGCCGGACCAAACAACCGTATCCGTGAAGGATGAACCTCGTTTCGCCGACGCCCTCCGTCGTCGACTAGGGCCGACGTGGCCACCGCAGCAGCATTACGCTGATTGGGTTTCGGCCTCGCCGGCCTTTGCGACGCTGCGTCGACATCACTGTCGATCGCGTCGTTGGTCAAAGAAGATCTAGTACTTCTTCTTCTTGGCCTTCTTCTTCTTTGCCTTTGCCTTCTTCGCTTTCTTCGCCATATTGCCCTCCAAGCAATGAGTGAGTGGCGATGTCGGAACGATGCATATCCGAATCGACATGCAGCGCACTCCGATTACTACCGCAACACATGAAAAACTCCGAATCTCCTAACAAACAGTTTGCGATAGCGGCGCATGCTCGCGCCGTTACTCGACGGATGCGCTGCCGAAATCATCGCGCGCGCCTCTCACACGCAGCAATACGCCGCGACAGCAGATCAGTTTTTGCGATGTTTCAGAAACCAGCATGGCACAAGGGTTTCTGAGCCATCATTTGCGGCTTGAAAGATGCACGCTCGCTTCGCAATCGCCTTCGCGCGCTCGCATGATGCGAATGCGCCACGCAAGCGCGGAAGAGATTTTCACAGGCAAAACTTTTTTCACAGGATGCGCTCGCTTTCGCATGCCCGAGATGCGCTTGCGAGCAAAAGCGAGCGAATCAGTGCGAAGTGATTCGCGCCGATCGATGTGTTGACGCTGCTCGAAGCTGGCCGGCGAAGCGCTCAGAAGCCGAGAGTGGACACGTCGCACAGCGTGACGAACGCCGCGATGCGCTCGATCACATCCGGCTCGGCGAGCAACGGCGCGTGACCCTGGTTCGGCACTTCCAGGATGTCGATGTCGAGGCGGCGTTCGCGCATCGCATCGAGAGTGGCGGCCGAGAGGATGTCGGAGTTGGTGCCGCGGACCACCATCAGGGGGACGCGGGCGAGTGAATCGAACTGCGCCCACAGCGCCGGCGGCGTTTGCTCGACATCGACGCTCTCCAGAGTCTTGGCGAGATTGGCATCGTAGGCGAGCACCATCGCGCCATCCGCCTCGCGCCAGACCTGCTGCGCCTGGCGCAGCCAGCTGTCCGGCGTCAGGCCGGGAAACTGCGCGTCGCCGAGCCGGCGCAGGATCTCGGCGCCCTCCTGATAATCGCGCGGGGTCGGGAGCTTGCCGGCATATCCCTTGATGCGGACCAGCCCTTTGACGTCGATCACCGGACCGATGTCATTGAGGATCGCGCCGGCGATTGCGGTCGGCCGCGCGGCGCCGAGCAGCATGGTCAGGATCCCGCCGCGCGAGGTGCCAAGGACGATGGCCGGGCCGATCTCGAGCGCCGTGATCACGGCGATCACGTCGGCAAGCTCGACCGGAAACGAATAGTTTTCAGGGTTGGGGTCGTGGTCGGAGCGTCCGCGGCCTCGTGAATCGATGGTGATGACCAGCCGCGGCATCGCGGTATCGCGGGTGAGAGCGGTGGCAATCTCGTGGAAGTCGGCGCCGTTGCGGGTAAGGCCAGGCAGGCAAACGAGCGGCAATCTGCGCCCGCGCTCGCCATAGCGGCGCACGTGCAAGCGCAAGGCGTCAGGCGCCGTCACAAACAGGCTGACGAAGCCTGTGTCGCCGCTGTCCGGCTCCTTGACGATATCCGCGACGGCCATCCTTGCTCCCCGTCAGGGGAGCATAGGCGAGGGGCGAGGCTTTGTAATCAGTTCGTGGCGGCGCCGCGGCGCAGGTCCGCCTCGATCATCAGGCGCGAGCCGGTGCCGAGCTGCGCGCGGTAGACCTGCATGTTCTCGAGCACGCGCTGCACGTAGTTGCGCGTTTCCGAGAAGGGGATGCGTTCGACCCAGTCGATCGGGTCGACATTCGGGTCGCGCGGATCGCCGTATTTGTCGATCCACTGCTTCACGCGCCCGCGCCCGGCGTTGTAGGCGACGAACGACAGAATGTACGAACCGCGATAGCTTGCGAGCACGTCGCCGAGCTCGGCGGCGCCCATCTGCGCGTTATAGGATGGATCGGACAGCATGCGATTGCGGTCGAAGGCGAAGCCGAATTTCTTGGCGATCTGCTTGCCGGTGCCGGGCAGTACCTGCATCAGGCCGAGCGCATTGGCGTGCGAGACCGCTTTGGGATTGAAGGCGCTCTCCTGGCGGGCGATCGCGTAGACCACGCTCTTGTCGACGGCGGGGGCCGACCATGCGGAAGTCCGGGATGCCGTTGGTCGGGAAGGCGTAGGCTTCGAGTGCGAAGCCGCGGCGCAGCGCCCCTTTGCCGACCAGCAGCATGGCGCGGGCGTCGTCATACTTGCGCGCGACTTCGGCGACGACGACGAGCGCGCCGATATCGAGCGCGTTCTCGGCAAGATCGCTCACGAACGGAACGACAAGGTCGCGCGCGTCGACGGCGTAGAGAAGCTGCACCGCGCGCACGACTTCGAGGTTCATCAGCGATGCGCGGTTGGAAGTCTCCGGCGGGCGGCGCAGCGGCAGTTCGGCGAGCCCGAGATGGGCGCGTGCGAGTTGCCCGTAATAGGCGGTCGAATGCTGTGCGGCAGCCTGATAGTGGCCGCGCGCCTCGCCGGTGCGGCCCATCGCCTCGAGCGCGCGGCCCTCCCAGTACTCGCCGCGCGCCAGCGTGATCGGGTTGGCGGTATCGTGGCCAACCTTGGCGAAATGCTGATAGGCGGCTTGCGGATTGTTGGTAAAGCGCAGCGCGATCCAGCCGGCGGTGAACTCGTGCTCGGCGCGGGGATTGTCCTTCGCCGGCGGCAGCGCGTCGCGCGCCACCACGTAGGCGGCTTGATACTCTTCGATGTCGAGTAGCTTGCGGGCGACGAGACGGCGCTCGACCCACCACTCCTCGAGATTGTGCTGTTGCGAGGCGCTACGCGGGGCGGCCTGCAACAGCCGCGCCGCTTCGATCGGCTTGTCCTCGCGGCGCAGCCATTGCGCCTTGTGGAAGAGGTAGCCGGCATCGCCGCGTGCACCTTCCGGCACCGCATCGAGCAACGCGCGTGCGTTCGAGGCTTTGTCGACCACCGCCTTGCGCGCCCGCCCGATCAGCAGGTCGGCGCCGCCGAGCAGCTGCGCCATGCGCATCCCGGCATCCGGGTCGTCGTCATAGAAGCGGCGATCCATGCGCGCCTTGTGGTCGGCGCGCGTCAGCACCTCGCCGAAGGTCTCCATCACGGAACGCTCGACGGCGGCCGAGCAGGTGTCCTCGCGCCAGGCCTGGCGCACAAGCTGCGCGACGGCAGGCGTGTCGCCTTGGGCGAGCAGCGCGCGGGCGAGCGCAAACTTGCCTTTGGCGGTTATCGGCTTTGATCCTGAGGCGAAGAAGTTGCGCACCGTTTCGGGGGAGCGCTTCTCGTCCCACAGCGCGCTTTCGGCGCGTTTGCGGATCGTGATCGCGTTCGGCCAGCTTGGGTTTTCGGCGCTGAAGGCGGCGAACCGGTTGAAGCCCGTGTCGTTTTCATCGCTGCGCAGGATGGT is a window encoding:
- a CDS encoding tetratricopeptide repeat protein, which translates into the protein MDLFSRAQALHQKGQPAEAARLYQEFLAIEPGHFGALNLYAIAATQLGQTEDAERALRRAIEINGTSEVSHYNHGTILRQLGRLDDALASFDRALAINPDSPDSWNNRAVVLKDLERPADALESLARSLALRPNHAETLSNQANTLAALGRPMEAIAAYQRALAIRPDAAVLVSLGNALRGIDRNNEALAAYDRALALVPGHADALQQRYLVLMTVSRHSEAIATAQRALALDPNANYMLGHLIYSMAHLADWGDRAELEPRLHRGLAEKRKVCVPFELSAIDSTPAEQLDAAQRWVMDLFPPHLSAYRHEIPPNRERLRIGYMSGEYRAHATSFLIAELFELHDRQQFEIVGVGTGADDDSATRRRLEAAFDEFADVSALSDGEAARVLNERKIDILVDLNGYSGRARPGILARRPAPIQVNYLAYPGTSGAPYVDYILADRRVIPPAHQPYYSESVVYLPDSYQVNDSRRPIAPVTPSRSQAGLSEGAFVFCCFNSTHKITPATFQTWMEILREVEGSVLWLLEANTVAAANLRSEAARCGVAPDRLVFAPMMALPEHLARHRLADLFLDTLPYNAHTTASDALWAGLPVLTWAGNTFAGRVAGSLLNAIGLADMIAETREDYMSAAIRLARDPDALRNIRERLAANRLTHPLFDTARFARHIESAFLGMWRRYRQGQPPAGFSVESLPIEMA
- a CDS encoding tetratricopeptide repeat protein; amino-acid sequence: MIQKGPGSSNTVESLVHEGHQALRGGRVAEAQELARNLLARHPRNPDALELFGLTLLAQEKASEAIRPLQDAARVRPGAVVETYLGQALRKAGRIPEALAVLQQASERQPAVPGAFFELGTLLYEKRRVAEAEAVLVRGMAVAPAGQLSFALGTIFLERGDFEDASVSFARALAASPGHPSVLCGLGRARMACGELDRALEKFQEAMANNPSEGRARFLTAQCLFELGRPAEAIECLRALVAWAPQSFGGALKTCVEAGKGRFWLKPSAAADALGLKRG
- a CDS encoding FkbM family methyltransferase, with protein sequence MGEILEECASGMQTGTKDCRHGKLMYLLNDAYIGRSLDVYGEYSEGEIDLFRQLLRPGDVAIDAGANIGALTVPMARLVQPGGAIVAFEPQRAIFDILCNNLRLNALANVSAFRRAVGRTTGTISVPPLDYRRPDNFGGVTLGAAGGEEVQLVTIDSLGVARLRLLKVDVEGMEHDVITGARATIERLKPAVYVENDRAEHSRALILLLFDIGYRLWWHITPLFNPNNFFGNPRDIFGDVVSFNMIGFPRADAPSLAYPEILSPDDFAGQPGALRR
- a CDS encoding tetratricopeptide repeat protein; amino-acid sequence: MQEATSLHRQGQLVEAVAAYEQVLSREKKNTDAMFLLATVHCQQGRLGDGIETARRAIKIDPKYAPAYNLMGVAQQQLGRTEIALNSFDRAVAADPKFAEAWFNRALNLLTLGRRAHAIESFDHSIALNPDHALARHGRGTALMLEDRNEAALSDFTAAVALDPNLPQALANRGYLLNRLGRFDEAFADLERALTVAPHDDDVRYHAALVELLHGRWHEGFPHYDARLTARSLDTTRTFVAPAYPRWNGEPPDGNLLVLLTEQGRGDVIQFARFATELSKAGHRVAIATQPAYASMFASIDGVERIIVDTYELASLAPLRWQMLVSVPGCLGITPETVPASVPYVAADPARRAAWQRKLGGGFKIGISWQGSPTFVHDRGRSIPLAAFAPLADVPDVRLISLQKRPGAEQIAAVPFRGRIEQVLDVSDTGDTAFLDTVALVDALDLVVTSDSMNAHLAGALGKPTFVALRKIPDWRWLTGRDDCPWYPSARLFRQSTDGDWQDVFRRIAVAASEAAGWSAK
- a CDS encoding DUF2147 domain-containing protein, whose translation is MRIRESLAVALLVLAGCGSALAADPSGTWLTQAGSSRVKIADCGGALCGTIVWLKEPNDETGKPKTDKNNSDASKRSRPLMGVQIVLGMKPNGADKWAGQVYNAEDGKTYTGNITFTGGSSLQLQGCALGGLVCKGQTWTKVN
- a CDS encoding PsiF family protein translates to MLKRTLAIAIPAAFATAILVAPMQLAYAEMAAPVKESTKSSKEPAKKELTPQQQKMKDCAAKWKDEKKAKNVSGRKAYNEFMSKCLKG
- a CDS encoding alpha/beta hydrolase is translated as MAVADIVKEPDSGDTGFVSLFVTAPDALRLHVRRYGERGRRLPLVCLPGLTRNGADFHEIATALTRDTAMPRLVITIDSRGRGRSDHDPNPENYSFPVELADVIAVITALEIGPAIVLGTSRGGILTMLLGAARPTAIAGAILNDIGPVIDVKGLVRIKGYAGKLPTPRDYQEGAEILRRLGDAQFPGLTPDSWLRQAQQVWREADGAMVLAYDANLAKTLESVDVEQTPPALWAQFDSLARVPLMVVRGTNSDILSAATLDAMRERRLDIDILEVPNQGHAPLLAEPDVIERIAAFVTLCDVSTLGF
- a CDS encoding lytic transglycosylase domain-containing protein, which produces MTTPAPCCWSAKGRCAAASHSKPTPSRPTASRTSAWSAPAVDKSVVYAIARQESAFNPKAVSHANALGLMQVLPGTGKQIAKKFGFAFDRNRMLSDPSYNAQMGAAELGDVLASYRGSYILSFVAYNAGRGRVKQWIDKYGDPRDPNVDPIDWVERIPFSETRNYVQRVLENMQVYRAQLGTGSRLMIEADLRRGAATN